One window from the genome of Nicotiana tomentosiformis chromosome 5, ASM39032v3, whole genome shotgun sequence encodes:
- the LOC138891869 gene encoding uncharacterized protein yields the protein MEGVAKNGTFPVAPAVSQAWGGAQTPTTPAPEQITPQYQAPAAPPVGVVQPIVVAQAGDRTTTSSETLLRLDSLLSSFQFNSVVHLLRIHMIILTAAMRVFKVVTQVDRDSFRVSSHNSRGPVILVVIEAPGSSQQQGSHAMVPPPVASPPTQPARDFDVILDIDWLSPYHTILDCHAKTMTLTMLGLPRPEWKRTLGHSMDSVPVVCEFSDVFPADLMGMPPDRDIDFCIDLALGTQPISIPPYRKAQSELKELKELLQDLLD from the exons atggagggcgtggccaagaatggtacatttccagtggcaccagcagTCTCACAGGcttggggaggagcacaaactcccactactcccgctccagagcagataactccccagtatcaggctccagcagccccaccagttggggtagttcagccaattGTTGTGGCACAGGCTGGTGATAGGACCACCACGTCTTCTGAGACCTTATTAAGACTGGatagtttactaagctctttccagttcaattcagtggtacaccttctgaggatccacatgattatcttgactgctgccatgag AGTTTTCAAGGTTGTTACTCAGGTTGACAGGGACAGTTTCAGGGTCAGTAGTCACAACagtcgaggtcctgttatacttgtggtgatcgaGGCACCAGGCAGCTCACAACAGCagggttctcatgccatggttccgccaccggttgcttcaccgcccacccagccagctagag attttgatgtcatcttggatatagattggttgtcaccttatcatactatattggattgtcacgccaaaacgaTGACCTTAACCATGCTGGGGTTACCTCGACCAGAGTGGAAAAGGACTCTTGGTCAttctatggattcagttccaGTTGTCTGTGAAttttcagatgtatttcctgcagatctgatggggatgccacccgacagagatattgatttctgtattgatttagctctgggcactcagcccatttctatcccaccataccgtaagGCACagtcggagttgaaagaattgaaggagctgttacaagacttgcttgattag